One Streptomyces fagopyri DNA window includes the following coding sequences:
- a CDS encoding DUF2516 family protein, translating to MLLTAFGGFMSLIFLAMLVLAVVALGMAAIAREDAYRAADKQSKMFWLIILGITVAVNLLVPMIFLQIAGLVATIVFFVDVRPALRQVSGGGGRRGGSSSDGPYGPYNGGR from the coding sequence GTGCTGTTGACGGCATTCGGCGGCTTCATGTCGCTGATCTTCCTGGCCATGCTGGTGCTCGCCGTGGTGGCGCTGGGCATGGCCGCGATCGCCCGCGAGGACGCGTACCGCGCGGCGGACAAGCAGAGCAAGATGTTCTGGCTGATCATCCTGGGCATCACGGTGGCCGTGAACCTGCTGGTTCCGATGATCTTCCTGCAGATCGCCGGGCTGGTCGCCACGATCGTCTTCTTCGTGGACGTACGCCCCGCGCTCCGTCAGGTCTCCGGAGGCGGAGGCCGCCGCGGCGGAAGCAGCAGCGACGGCCCCTACGGTCCCTACAACGGCGGTCGTTGA